Below is a genomic region from Sorghum bicolor cultivar BTx623 chromosome 9, Sorghum_bicolor_NCBIv3, whole genome shotgun sequence.
AATATTAATGGTAGTTTCTATCCTCATTAAATAACTTACTAACTAAGCAAAATGCTGATGTGGCAATCAAATCAACGAATAAAGAGAAAGAAGACTGAAGAAATCGTTTCTCCTTAGAGAAATCGTGTCTTCTCTCGCAACGAGGCAGGAAGAAACCGGAATTTCACCATTGGGAAGAAATGCCAGTTTCTTCCTCGCCATGCTCCCTCGCAAAGAGAAAGTTAGGGTATGCTGAAGGAACAGATAAAAAGTAAGAAGCTAGCTTGACACAATAGCGTAAGTAAGAGATTCAGACAGAAGAAATTCAAAACTTCCATTTTCTGTTAGTAGATACAGGTGCTATTAGCCTTGTCGAGTTGCAGTGATCAAAGGATAATGAAAATTTATATCTTTGTCAACCAATTTGTATAGCTCACAAATTTTATCAGAACTGTCATTTTCTGTGGTCGATAAAAATGAAATTTTAGGGTATGCTGCCGAGACCCATGACTAACTCATCTGCTTGTTCGATCTGAATGAGATTTCACCCGCTGGCTCACTTGTCTGCACTCCTTGTATCTTTAGCAGTGTAGTAGGTTCAGCAATGTGCAATAGCTTGGTTCCATTTTTCAGGCGCAACAAACCAACCAGGGTGTAGGACCTCAGTTCCATTCAGCATGACAGCATCAGCAGGTGACACATGTAAGTAGCTAATCTGGTAGCATGTGTCTTCTTTGTTCAGTGACTGCAGATTTGTTGGCTTTAGTCACATGATCAGTAAACCTTTTTTACTTGTGGGCCATTAATTCATGATTGTTTGAAATACTTGCCAAACTAAAATTAGAATATGGAGGGATTATGTCTGTATGCTAATAGATGTCTTTAGTGCGCTGTTAGGATACCAAATATCTAGAGAAGAGTTGAAGATATGGAAGCAAGAGGAGGCATAGGAGTTATGAATGCTTAGAATCGAATATTCTATTACAATTCGCCTActtttcttgttttcttctcCTATATGTAGTTAACTAATACAGTTTATGACAGCTTATACAAGGGTTGAACCCATTCTAGATGGCAATGCACACATTCCTAGACCTAGACCTTGAGCTCCGGCGTGGACTGGGCGTGGGTCTTGATCCTCTGGATTCAACATTATCGTCTGTTTCCAGCGCTGGTGTTTCTTCAGTTTTAGTGGTGGTAATAATCGTGCCTGACAAATTAACACACTGGACAATATTTAGCTTTTGCAGAGACTATATGACAGCTTAAGCGTTGAATTTGTTTTATTTATGTTTACATCCATTTTTTTCGTGTTCAGTATTTCAAGCATCCATTAATGCAAACAACTGCGCACTTGATCCAGTTCATCTTGTCTGCTGTTAATTTCAGCAATGAATATTATCAGATACTGTGCTTGTTTCAGACCAATGCGTAAGAGAACTTCATGACCATACTGGTTATTCTGCAGGTGTTCACAATACCTGACCCCTAGCAGCATGGGCGGCGGGCAGTGGTTCTGCTGTACCTTTGCTTATTATGGTGAGGTTATATGGAGCGAGGTGTGTGGCGTTTTGGGGAGCTTCTGCCTTTAGGCATATAGCTATATAGTAGTGTTTTTTTATTTGGCATATAACCCTGTACAACTTTACTTTAGCACGAGAATATAGTGGATATATATGCAAGTCTTTGTTGGTTGTGTTTATCTcattttctgattttttttttgttgaattGTCATGATTTCTTGCGCCGCCCTTTGTGTTGTTTGGAGATCTTGGCCTCCCaaattcttctctggtagaggaTTTATTATCCAAGTTCCACCACCTGCAAGCTGATACTTAGCTGTTTAGAAAATAAATTGACAGTTCTATATGACTATTTTACAAGATCTATTATTCCTGGAGCAGATCATTcaactagtatatatatataaaagagaaCATGCGTACCAAGACATACCTGGAAGCTTCCTGGACAGAAATCCTGTGCTTGTGCTCGCTCCATCGCTCATGCACGTGGGCTGCACATGGGCCTCGCTGAAACACCGTGCAAGTAGAAGCGCATGGCACCTGGAACCGTTCAACACGGGAATGTATGCAACCCCGTCTGAATGTTCGGTTCGGGTCCTAGATACTCAAATAAATTCGGTTCGTAAGAAAACTGTACCGATCTATTTCTAAGAAAATTCGGTACCAAGCTAATTTGGTATCGATTTTTTCGGTTCAGTTCTAGTATTTACCGAAAGAACGAACATATTAGAGCAAGTATGTAACATCAGGTTCAATAGCTAGTTTTAATAAAATTTCAACATGATTTCATATAGAATTACAGTGCTAAAATCATACATATAAAAGTCACAATATAGTAGGAGTAGATTAACATAAATACGTAACATAATTATCTATGATAGACCCATAAATAATATTACATATTGCTACTAGACATATTTAGTACTAGTTCGGTATTTTGGTTTACTGAGGTAGACAACCAAATATACCTCGGTAAATTCGGTTTCTGAGAACTAAGTATCGAACCACGAACCGAATTTTTCGGTTTCGATAAGTTCGGTTCGGTTCTTGGTTCATTCGGTTCGGTTCTCGGTTTTTGGTATTTTGTACCCAGAGTGAGCAGAAAGTATGGTTTTTGTGAAAACTTTTCTACCGGTGGTTCATTTAACATTCActcataaataacatttataatGACAGTAGATTAAGTTAACAACTAGTGTAAATGTGAGGATTTGTACTTGTGGTAACCTTACGATAATCGTcaacaaaaaatatttttttaaccgTCAATGAGAAAAATCATAGCGTCAATAACAATCAGTTCTATCCTAGTGACATTTATGAGTATAATTTTATAACTTTCTAAAAATAGAAAGTTGCATAAACATTTTCTTCCAATAATAAAGAATCACGGAGGTTTATATGATGGAGTTCGTTGATTTTGATTCAAGCCGAGTGAGGGTCAGAGTTAGTTTTATGTTGTCAAAGTGTGGTGCGTGAGACGAATGATTCCATCGGCTAGAGCTCCTGGACGACCATTGACAGTCAGAATATGTTTTTATGTGTTGTTGGGTGGGGGTCACACTGAACTCCGGACCCTCTATAAATATGTACAAATAGGAGTTTCAGACTTCCAGCAATAGTCTTGATAGGGGAATAGGTCCACTAATGAGCTCGTGACACGTGTACAACCAGAACTAATAATGATATTCTTGATTTTGGTATGCAACTAGATAGAAGCTGGACTTAAATATGCAGAAAGTAATAAGACTATCTTTCCAGCAGTTTTACATTTTCCAAACATAGGGACTCCCTACATTTTTCAAATATATGATGTTTAGGAGACTCAAGGAGTAGGTCAAATAGAAAAGAACAGATGGGGCGCATGTTATTTCCTTACTTCACCGTGCTATGTTTGTGTCATTTCAACATAACAAAAAGGCTGTCTACCTGTTCAGATGTTCCCAACCTTGCTGCTTTTTTCTTGCTACTAGTTGCTATACACAAAACAGGTTGACCATGGATTGATGTATTACAACTTGCCTCAAATATTGAAGGGATATACCAGAAGTTTATTTTCtagtatactccctccatacataAAAAAgcaagtcgtttaggacaacgacacggtctccaaagtctaactttgactccttacttttataaaaatatttattacaagtggtatatatatactttttatgaaagtatttttcaaggcaaatctattcatatggttttcacattttcaaattcaacaacttaaaagttattcatgatttatattcctaatgtttgactcaaaccttgtccaaaacgacttgcTTTATAGGTAGGGGCGGATCTACACCCCAGGCTAGGGGGCTGCAGCCCGAGGTGAGACTAAAGAAACATAAATACACATATGTAGAGTTTTTCCCTCGGCAGCCTGTTGAAATGAAAATCATGCGTGGTCTTGAAAGCCCAACCCCATTCGGTCAGGCAATTAAAGCCCTCCACAGCTCTCTAAAATCTGAAGTCCCAACTTCGGCGCCATCTCACTTCCTCGTCTCCGCTGTAGTCAGCCAACCCCGCTCGCGAGTTTCGTTGTTGTCCACGTCTGCTGGGCACTGTGCCACTATGCAGTAACAATGCATGCGCCAAGCACAAGCCGTGAACTATATATTAACCAGTATATGGGTTGTGTTTATTGGATAAAGCAAACGGTTACACGGTGGCTGCTATTAGTTAGCCTGGGGTGCAGTCCGTCACTGAGAGTATCTAACAAGTATTACTTgctttttgacttttttaaaaTTCGTACTCGGCATAGCAGTAGCAGCCCATTCTCAAAATAAAAGCTTTATACTCAACAATCATCTGGAAGACACGTGCATAATGGCCTTATAAAATAAACTCTATTTCCTACCTTAACCGAAAGGCAGAGCTCCTACcatatcttttttttaaaaaaaagtgaaCTCAGGGCGCAGCGAATTTATATGCAATTTAATTTTTAGGCCACAAGGCCATTGGCATGGACCATGATTAGTATACaggaacaaaaacaaaaacacatACCAATTCAAACAACTCCCAAGTCACAAAACAAAAACACTCATATAATAACTTGTTCGCTtcagcttatcagccaaatctaCCGgtcattcaacagtgtttttctctcacaacaaacaaatcagctaacagtactttctgtcatgacTTATCAGTCAAATGAAACCTCCTCGGATTTGGATGGCTGTGATCTTCTTAAAAATCCCACAGaacatgcaccatgaaaccttaGGTGAAGGCCGGTCCAAAGCAGGTAGAACAGCATCAGCAGCGCTACCCCATGACCTCTCTGGTTCTTGTCCCAGACCAAACCTGTTGAACCACCTCCTAAATGTTTGAGAAGATCTCTGCAGCTCTGCATCTCCACCTCACTTTTCCATCTTTCACCCCTCTTTTCTAAATAGGGTATACAGCTATGGAGATGGAGTCCTATGGGGTACAAGGAGGACTGCTGCATGGAGGAAATGGTGTATTGCCCAAACCAATAAATCAATAATAGACATGCATATAAAGGAAAGTAATCATAGCAAGAGTCAGATGGCGGTGACAAGTGCGGGGGTCTTAGGTAGGGTTTAGGGAAGACTGTAAAGTATGTCTGTGCAAAACGTTGACATCAAGATAAAAGAAATAGGGCCCTCAATCTACTCGTGCTTTCTGTTTGTTTTGTACTTATGTATATAAGAGCTAACCAAATACTCCCTCCAGACCATTTTATCTGACGCGAGTTAGAATGACACGATCTCCTAAATTATACTTTGACTATTAATTTGCTTTATATTATAtcatttatgcttataaacttatAATCATTGGATAGTGTAATTCCTTAAAAATCTAATCAtataaaatttatattataatagTTAAAAAATATTAGCCTAATTACTAGTCaaagtttttaaagtttgaATCATGATATGCGTGTGCGCCAGATAAAATGAACTGGAGGGAGTAATAGTTATTAGCCTGAGTAAATTAACATGTGAGGCAGCAGAAGGAGCAAATTATCTGTCTCTTCGCACACAAATTCGTTTTAAAACATCTGTAATGGTGGTGAAAATGACACACACCAAAAAAGAAAGGGTATTAAATCATTATAAAAACAGAAAGGAAGACATAGTAAAAAAACGGTTATTCCAATGAACCGAGGATACTATTTACCACCAATAAATCATTTTCATCACTAAATAAAACACACATGTTTTTGTTAATAGTTCCATGCATGCAAAATCCATTAATCATCGTCCTAGGAACGTTTGACCAGGCACTAAGGAAGACATCGTTTTTTTCTTGCTTATAAATAAGCTGATATGACATAAGTAAGAAAACCTACATAGAAGGTTCATCACTGTTTCACGGAGTGAAAGGACGGAATCCAAGAGCGTGATTCATCTCCAGCAAGCCATAACTTACAGTTAGCATTTAGTAACACAAAACAACAGGAGGTTTAACGTCATCTGCTAAACGTGGAAATAAGTAAATGTAATTTCAGAATAGAACCTTCCTCCTCTTCACACAGTCAAACTCATGTTAACAATTTTGTCTGCAGATCACAGAATTGTCAACACTTTCCATGCTCTTCAACAGAAGTATTTCCATGTTGTTTGTTATGATAACAAAAGTGGCTGTCAATGACATCATTCTGAGTTCTGACCAAGTTCATTATGTTGTAATTACTTGCTACAGCATGATTCCCTATCAACAGAAGTCCTCCCCTTGACCTTGAGAAGCTCACTCAGAGATTTAGGCCCCTCAAAATCATTTGAGGACGATCTCCCACTCCCATGAGGCATGTGAACAGTGGGATGACTAGCACTTGACTTGGATCTACACTTCTCTTCTTTTATCTGAGCAAGTGTCTTTGGACCCATAAAATCTTCAGGATCCAGGTGCTTCACATTTGCAGTAGAATATTTAGATGGTCCAGCAGAACGAGCATGACGTTGTTTTTTTctactcttcttcttctgtccTCTGAAGGTTGCACAGGCAAGAGGCCGAGAACAATCTCCTATCAATGAATTTTGCATGTCATGAGTTGGTCTAGTGTCGATCTCTTCGGAACCATTCCTGGCTTCATGAATACGACATCTCTTATTGCGGCCATTGTTGCCCTTAGCACCTCTTCTCTCAGGTGGTCGCTTTGAAATGTGTCCAATCTGAGAGTTCTGATGATTAGAGCCAACATGTGAGTCCATTAAGCTTCTTGGATTGAAGAATCTTGGTACATGCTCTTCACAAGAGGGATTTACAAGATTTATTCTATTATGCAACATATGTCCTGAAGTGGTCACACGGTCATGCCCTTGAACTCCTTCAAAATAATCAAGACAACTGCCATGCTCAAAGCCACGAAGTCCTTGTTCATTGTACTCTGCATCATAATAATCCAGACCATAAACAATGGAGTCTCCAACATGATGTTTCACATGAAGCACCTCTGTGTCCCTTTCTTGTGTGGATTGATGCTCAAGATCAATCATGTTAGAAAGTCCGTCATCAACAAGAACATCAAACCCAGGGGAGGAATCACGCGATATATCATATTCAGCATGTTCAATCCCTGAATCTCCTGAACTCTGATCAGACAGTGTGAAGCTTTTCATGTATCCCACTGTATCAATTGATGTTTGAGGTGCATTGAGAATAAGTCCATTATGTTTGGGACTGCTTGAGGCTGGAAGTCCTGACTGGTGATCCTTTGTGCGGTCAGGGCTGCCTTGGCAAGGATTAACAAGAGCATCTTTCGATGATTCAATCATCTCATTGCCAGCAGGAGTGCTATTTTTAGCAAGATTAGAAGTGAGAGCTTCAGAAGAAATTCCGACATTGTTACGAGTAATAGGATCATGTAGGAAGGAACAACTGTCACCTTTCTTACAATACGAGTTGTAGTAGAAATAACAAGGATTAGCTGCCTTGATAGAAGCAGAAGCATATGAAACAAGTGGATCTGCCAAGGGTTTGGTTCGGTTTAAGCTTTCCAATGGCTGCAACATAAGGGCGTAGTGAGATAACAAGCACCATACAAAATTACATAACCAGAAAGCTAATGAGAAGCTAAGGTCCACCAAGGCAAAAATTAGATCTAGAGTCAATAATGTAAACCACAAAGTTAATTCAATCAATGTATTACGAGCGAAAATTAACAATTAGAAAGACAATATCGAGGTTATTAGATTAGAAATACAAGATACCACGACCTCCTATTTCTAAAATAGGAAATGAATTAATGAACACAAAACAAACAAAACTAAATTAACCACTGGGTCAACTGAACCTCATTTGCTTCCCTGACCCCGTCTACACATCAGCAGCACAACACGGAATCAGTCAATGTTGCCAGTTTGCCACAGAGAATTATTAACTTCAACCAGCATGCGCCAGGGTAGAACCAATGTTCTGTGTTCTTAGAGAATCAATTGGAGATAGTCTGGGCTGGCTGTATGCAATCGAATAACCGACTCACCGACACTGCAAGTGTTTTAAAGATTAGCTCACAGTAGGCCCATTAGCCCAGAGCACTGCCATCTAATCTTTCTTACAAACAACACATCTCCACAAAGTATGTGGCTCCACAAATAAGTTAACCAAGCTATAACAGCACAAGCTTGGCAATTGCATCCACCAGTATCAATTATAAAATACCAAACTGAAGCCCACATTCTCTACTCATGGTACACAGCAACCACAAGTCCACAACAACACAGCGTATCATCACAGTATCCAAGAAATTGAACTCAGCGTGGACAGGCTCCGATCACTCACGGGGTGGCGGAAAGTGCAGCTCGGGTTGACGCAGTTGCCTCGGAACCAGTACCAGCAGCTCTGGTTGAACCGCGCGCCCTCGCAGTGCCGGAACTCGCAATTAGCCCCCTGCAAGCAAAAGTGCAAAACCCCATACACGCATCACGCACAGAGAGCAAGCGAGAATCCGATCAGCCACCAAGGCAGCAAACCAACCAACCAACCGGCGGCTCCAACTGCAGCTCGCCGGTGGAGATGCACGGAGACACTAGAAATGGAGGCGGCGCCGGAATTGGGGTTTTCGCGGAAGGGTGGTGGTAGAAAGGGAGTAGGGCTACCTTGGTGCAGGCGAAGCGGGAAGCGAGGAAGGAGACGCAATCGGTGTTACTCCGCCTCCACCGTGGGTCCTCTCCTTCCTCCGCCGCCACGGGCTCCATTGCtcccctcggcggcggcggcgacggtacCGACGGCTTGGGGTTTTGAACCTTTTTTTTGGGAGATGAGCGGACCGCGTACCCTGTGGACTGTGGTGGGATCAACGAACCGCCATCAACTAGCTAATTGGTGATTTCTTCATCAATTGCATTTAGGTCCCTCAAAGAGGTTATGATTTACTCCATGTTAAGATTAGGAGAAccaacagtatttttctctcgtaACATTTCAGCATAAACATTAGCATACTAAATTTCAGCGAGACGATATAATAAACTACTTTTATGAATTAGTTTCACAAATCAGTAGTTTGTGTTAGGGTATGTTTGGAatgcagattttttttttctattcttaCGTTTATCTTGTGGTATTCCTGCATTTTAAATAGGCCCTTAGAgcactcacaatacagactctatcatagagtctaaagttatttattaattacctcaaacaatgtggatttagagtctaaataagacttggagtcttatttttttctacccctttcttcaataaatatgctaaatatgctgtcacatcaAGTCCATGTAACCAAACGGAACCTTActatgagaaaaaaaaataagaatCAATTTTAGGAGGGaggatttgtttttttttagagTCCTCCACTTTATTTTATAGGAAAACAAAATACACAAAGTTAGCACAACGTATTTGAGGTGTGTCCGAGTATAAAGACTACTGACTATCAGACGCTGTAGTTAGTTCAGCAGCATCCCAATCCCATTTGACTTTATCTTTTACTGCATTTTATCTTACCGCCTGTTCCAACTTTATCACCAACCTCATCACCCTTTTCATGTGAGCATCTTCAACGGTTTAGCAAATGATTTTCTATCCataatttttttagcaaaataaaaaaaaactctctaaaAAGGCATCTCCAACGGTTTGGCAAACGACTTCCCATCTATAATTTCTTTAACAAAACGAGGAAAAATCCCCTCCAACAGTTTGTCATCTCAATTTTCTATCTTTTCTAAGAGCacctccaacagtttggtattTTTCATTTTCCAAATCACGTTGTTTGCCaactcctaaaataatataggGAGGATAAAAAGAGACCATTTCCAAGAGTTTGGTATAATTCACTTCCCAAATCAAAAGTTTGGTCCCACAAGCGTGTTTTTGCGTAGAAATTCTTTTTTCCACGCCAAACCCTTCGCGAACATGCACTAGAATGTCGCTGCCGCTCCCTTCCCTTCGTCTTCCCCTTCATCGACGCCACCACTCCCCGACACGGCTTTCTTAGGCTTGCTTGTGCCTCCACGGTGCTGGCCTCAACGGCGGACAGGGACCAGGAACAAACGACCTGCAAGGTGCTGCCAAGCTCTTCTTGTGCCTCCtcctactttattggcctcggCTGGAGGGGGCACGGATGTTGGATGGAGCACGACCAGTATCGGCAACCTACGTTACGGCGATACGTTAGTGAATTGCCGTACCGGTATCGCGATACGTATCTGATACGCTGATACGCCGCCGATACGGTATCGGTGAAGTATCGAGGAAATAgtgaaataaaaataattaaattaAATACTGATACTTCAGCGATACTTGCCGATACTTTTCCGATACTTAGGAGCCCATACATCATCTCAGCAGTCCATTTTAGTGGCCCATGTACACAACCTCAAACCCTAGTCCAGAACTCAGACTCCATATAGACCGTGGCTGCTCCTGGCCTCCTGCCGACGCTGCCTGGTCTTGCGCTCGTGACGGTGCTCGGCCACCCACGACAGCGAGGCCGACTGCTCCTTCCACCGCCAACGATGCACCGCTGCTGCCCGCCTGCCCCagttgctgccgccgccgcccgtaGGCCACAGGTTGGTGCTCAGGTCAGTGATTCACTGATTCATACAACTTCtcgatctcctccacttcaGTTAGTTCTTAATCTGCATTATGTTGGCCCAAGGCCTacccgaggtgagcagctcctACTCTCCTCTCCTCCCATTCTCCCCTATACCAAGGTGGAAGAAGAGCTTTGAGCTCTTCAGCACACAGAACACACACCACATGGTTCAGACTTGAACTGAACCTGCACACTGAATGTTGTGGCAAATCGAGCTGCCCTTTTCCATTGCATAGGTAGAGTATATATACACAAAACATGTACCAGTTGGTACATTACTTGGATGGTGACTACACCACACCATACAACTACTCTTCATGGCTTATATCAGCCATTATCTACTCTTGTACCTGCCTATACCAGCCCACTACTCTAGCTGATGTACTTCTATCAACTATGGAAGACTAAATGGTTTATTGCCATACTTCTACAGTGGCAGTTGAAGCTGACCACTTGCTCCTGCCAACGCAGCGCAAAGAGAGAAGAGGGACAACAAATTATGTCTTACAATCTTCCCCTAATCCTGTTGTCCTCACTTGACCTCCACCATGCCAATCATTTTCATCAGTTCCTAAAACCGAAGCTTCCCGAGTGACTTAGTGAGGATGTCAGTGAGTTGCTGCCCAGATTCGACGAACTCGATGACCAGCTGCCCTCCATCGACACAATCCCAAAGCAAATGGAACTTCACATCAATGTGCTTGCTCCTATCATGGAGAACTGGGTTCTTTGCCAGTGCAATCGCCGGCCGATTGTCCACCTTAAGTGTCGGTGGCTGAACCTTGGCTCCAGTGAGCTCTCCCAGCAACCGCCACAACCAGACCACTTGGCACGCTATTGTGGCCGCTGCGACGTACTCAGCCTCACATGTCGACAGCGCCACCATCTTCTACTTTAGGGACTGCTAAGCCACCAGTGATGAGCCAAGGAAGACGAGCACGCCGGAGGTGCTTCGCGGTCCATCAATATCGCCGGCCATGTCTGCATCACTGAACGCCGTCAGCGCTGCTCCTTCCACCGCCTCTGGCGGCACCTCACTGAACACCAAAAGCTGGACGCCGCCACGCTTGGGGAAGACGATGCCCAACTCCGCTGAGCCCTGGACATACCGCAGCAGCCGCTTGACCGCTACCCAATGGTCCTCCCTTGGGTCCTCCATGAAACGGCTCACGAACCACACCGTGAAGGCGATGTCCGGGCGCCGTGTGTGAGCCAGCGCAGCCCGCCGATAATGCTGCGGTAGAGAGTGGCGTCCACCTTCTCTGCAGTGCTTTACGTGGAGAGCTTGATGTGCTCTCCATCGGCGTGGCAACCGGCTTGCAACCAGCCATGCATGCCCGCTCAAGTAGCTTCAGCGCGTAGGCTCGCTGTCTAAGCTTAATAGCGTCCTCGCCCTGCCTCACCTCAATGCCGAGGTAGTAGGACAACACCCCCAGGTCGCTCATCCGAA
It encodes:
- the LOC8080954 gene encoding zinc finger CCCH domain-containing protein 34, which codes for MEPVAAEEGEDPRWRRSNTDCVSFLASRFACTKGANCEFRHCEGARFNQSCWYWFRGNCVNPSCTFRHPPLESLNRTKPLADPLVSYASASIKAANPCYFYYNSYCKKGDSCSFLHDPITRNNVGISSEALTSNLAKNSTPAGNEMIESSKDALVNPCQGSPDRTKDHQSGLPASSSPKHNGLILNAPQTSIDTVGYMKSFTLSDQSSGDSGIEHAEYDISRDSSPGFDVLVDDGLSNMIDLEHQSTQERDTEVLHVKHHVGDSIVYGLDYYDAEYNEQGLRGFEHGSCLDYFEGVQGHDRVTTSGHMLHNRINLVNPSCEEHVPRFFNPRSLMDSHVGSNHQNSQIGHISKRPPERRGAKGNNGRNKRCRIHEARNGSEEIDTRPTHDMQNSLIGDCSRPLACATFRGQKKKSRKKQRHARSAGPSKYSTANVKHLDPEDFMGPKTLAQIKEEKCRSKSSASHPTVHMPHGSGRSSSNDFEGPKSLSELLKVKGRTSVDRESCCSK
- the LOC110430386 gene encoding uncharacterized protein LOC110430386; the encoded protein is MTGKEHLIVGVYVDDLIVTGAQAVDIARFKEEMAACFRMSDLGVLSYYLGIEVRQGEDAIKLRQRAYALKLLERACMAGCKPHYRRAALAHTRRPDIAFTVWFVSRFMEDPREDHWVAVKRLLRYVQGSAELGIVFPKRGGVQLLVFSEVPPEAVEGAALTAFSDADMAGDIDGPRSTSGVLVFLGSSLVA